The following are encoded together in the Vigna angularis cultivar LongXiaoDou No.4 chromosome 9, ASM1680809v1, whole genome shotgun sequence genome:
- the LOC108346731 gene encoding disease resistance protein RUN1-like, which yields MICINCLLCGIYWDFRVAIVVFTKTYAQSAWCLHQLQEIIRWHQSYSRHVLPIYYEVDPSDVRLQKGDFGKAFKATAHQTFSAQQLEHGMSRWSQALTKAANFFGWDERNHRSDAELVDKIVKSLLNLPVLSATKFPVGLHSRAEDVIRIIKSNSKEVCILGICGKEESGKTTLAKAIYNQIHGTFTEKSFIEGQVGGTREYLRLRKQLFLEILKTKMEIPSVDIGRTMIRERLSGKRMLIVLDNATYLIFLDLWYCRKSFDEGTVIILTTRYESLMKDKVNCFYRVELMKAEESLELISSHAFREAKPKEEYKDLARRVVSHCGGLPLVLEVIGSTLFERTEEEWHSVLFQLMKISSDYVEQKLKIGFDGLFNQIEKDLFLDICCFFVGKDKAYATKILNGCGVDTDIGLRLLMERNLIKVNKNNKLGMHHLLQKMGITIILDNTIKEHGKNTRLWFDKYERFGTKAYKWFLPQGNVEVSVSEYLEYCCWITMKDMGQKPISGFFRNLMK from the exons atgATTTGCATAAATTGTTTGTTGTGCGGAATTTATTGGGATTTCCGG GTAGCAATTGTTGTCTTCACCAAAACCTATGCTCAATCTGCTTGGTGTCTTCATCAACTGCAAGAAATCATTCGATGGCACCAATCTTATTCCCGACATGTTCTACCTATATATTACGAAGTTGATCCATCTGATGTACGTCTTCAGAAGGGTGATTTTGGAAAAGCCTTCAAAGCAACTGCACACCAAACATTCTCGGCTCAACAACTGGAGCATGGTATGTCCCGGTGGAGCCAAGCACTCACCAAAGCTGCAAATTTCTTTGGATGGGATGAGAGAAATCACAG GAGTGATGCTGAACTAGTGGACAAAATTGTTAAGAGTCTTCTTAATTTACCAGTCTTGTCTGCTACTAAATTTCCTGTTGGACTACATTCCCGCGCGGAAGATGTGATTCGAATTATCAAAAGCAATTCCAAAGAAGTTTGTATATTAGGGATATGCGGAAAAGAAGAATCTGGTAAAACCACTCTTGCCAAAGCCATTTACAATCAAATTCATGGCACATTCACAGAGAAAAGTTTCATTGAAGGACAAGTTGGCGGAACAAGAGAGTATCTTCGTTTAcgaaaacaactttttttagagatcctaaaaacaaaaatggagaTACCTAGCGTTGATATTGGAAGAACTATGATTAGGGAAAGGCTTTCTGGAAAAAGGATGCTCATTGTACTTGACAATGCTACTTACTTAATATTCTTAGACCTGTGGTATTGCCGTAAAAGTTTCGATGAAGGAACTGTCATAATCCTTACAACAAGATATGAAAGCCTGATGAAAGATAAAGTTAATTGTTTCTATCGGGTAGAGCTAATGAAGGCAGAGGAGTCCCTTGAGCTTATTAGTTCGCACGCATTCAGAGAagcaaaaccaaaagaagaataCAAAGACCTTGCAAGAAGAGTAGTTAGTCATTGTGGAGGATTACCTCTAGTTCTTGAAGTCATTGGAAGTACTTTGTTTGAAAGGACGGAAGAAGAATGGCATAGTGTACTGTTTCAATTAATGAAAATTTCCTCTGACTATGTTGAACAGAAACTGAAAATAGGCTTCGACGGTTTATTCAATCAAATCGAAAAAGATTTATTCCTTGATATATGCTGTTTCTTTGTTGGTAAGGACAAAGCGTATGCTACGAAGATCCTAAATGGCTGTGGGGTAGATACTGATATTGGACTAAGACTTCTCATGGAGCGTAACCTCATAAAAGTtaacaagaacaacaaattgGGAATGCATCATTTGCTACAAAAAATGGGAATAACAATTATTCTTGACAATACAATAAAAGAACATGGGAAGAACACGCGACTGTGGTTTGATAAGTATGAAAGATTT GGGACAAAAGCCTATAAGTGGTTTCTTCCGCAAGGGAATGTAGAAGTGTCGGTTTCTGAATACCTTGAATACTGTTGTTGGATAACTATGAAAGATAT GGGACAAAAGCCAATAAGTGGTTTCTTCCGGAACTTAATGAAATAG
- the LOC128193955 gene encoding uncharacterized protein LOC128193955, with protein sequence MQRKIRTRSTPSLEPLLLDPEVEKTARRNNSQRRRENRTSRNISPAPVISEQPNSSTAHQEMGDMSDDMNGNGDRQARRTLEDYSTFAGPLHFNSIARPRVNAVNMEMKPALIHLVQSNQFNGLSHENPYNHLATFLEICNTVKIHQVPDEAIRLSLFPFSLGGNAKMWLNSFPENSFTTWEDVVAKFLNKFFPQSKVNKGKQEISSFQQDVNETLSQAWDRFKGLLRKTPTHGFDEPTVLNMFLGGLRSQTKLMLDASAGGNIRWKTPEEAHELIENMAANDSELQNERAQQKGVFQLQSQDALLAQNKIMTQQLEALMNKLSQLPKELQNVSQAQHQGCELCDGEHANGHCAMQVNTQEDVNYMEALQQMPAYAKFMKELLTKKRKYIEEETIEVQGNCSAIIQKLLPPKFKDPGSFTIPCTIGKLAIGKALIDLGASINLMPFSLFEKIGVLELKPTRMSLQLADRSIKYPLGVVEDVLVRVDKFVFPVDFVIMEMEADVEVPLILGRPFMKTTRVLIDVDDGKLKVRVEDEEVNFNVFEAMSHPSDEGACFQVDVLDEACVTVEREIHVSSPLIKTLIDARESLNEEEEKMIEERLTDLDVLKEIPSNEMRVTTSL encoded by the exons ATGCAGAGAAAAATTCGTACTAGAAGCACACCATCACTTGAACCTCTTCTATTGGATCCTGAAGTTGAAAAGACAGCAAGAAGAAACAATAGccaaagaaggagagaaaacagAACTTCGAGAAACATTTCTCCCGCACCTGTAATCTCTGAGCAACCAAACTCTTCCACAGCTCATCAGGAAATGGGGGATATGAGTGACGATATGAATGGCAATGGTGATAGACAAGCAAGGCGCACCTTGGAAGACTACTCTACTTTTGCAGGACCGCTccactttaatagcattgctcGACCACGGGTAAATGCTGTGAACAtggaaatgaagcctgctctcatCCATCTGGTGCAAAGTAATCAATTCAATGGCCTATCACACGAGAATCCTTATAATCATTTGGCAACTTTCTTGgaaatttgcaacactgtaaagatccaTCAAGTGCCAGATGAGGCAATAAGGCTCAGTTTATTTCCATTCTCCTTGGGAGGTAATGCGAAGATGTGGCTGAATTCTTTCCCTGAAAATAGCTTCACTACGTGGGAGGATGTTGTGGCAAAATTCCTCAACAAATTCTTTCCACAGTCCAAGGTTAACAAAGGGAAACAGGAGATTTCATCTTTTCAGCAGGATGTCAATGAGACTCTGAGTCAAGCCTGGGACAGATTCAAAGGGCTACTGAGAAAGACACCCACTCATGGGTTTGATGAACCTACCGTTCTCAACATGTTTTTGGGAGGATTGAGAtcccaaaccaaattgatgttagatgcctcagctggaggaaatatCCGTTGGAAGACACCAGAAGAAGCTCATGAGctaatagaaaacatggctgcaaatgacaGTGAATTGCAGAATGAAAGGGCTCAGCAAAAAGGCGTATTTCAACTACAATCTCAGGATGCTCTATTAGCCCAAAACAAGATAATGACCCAACAGCTTGAAGCTCTCATGAACAAACTCTCTCAATTGCCAAAAGAACTCCAGAATGTTTCACAAGCCCAACATCAAGGGTGTGAATTGTGTGATGGAGAACATGCTAATGGTCATTGTGCTATGCAGGTCAATACCCAAGAAGACGTGAACTATATGG AAGCACTACAACAAATGCCGGCCTATGCAAAATTCATGAAGGAACTCCTCACTAAAAAGAGGAAATACATTGAGGAAGAGACCATTGAAGTTCAAGGTAACTGCAGTGCCATTATCCAGAAGCTcctccctcctaaattcaaggATCCTGGTAGCTTCACCATTCCCTGCACTATAGGTAAGCTAGCTATTGGAAAAGCATTGATCGATTTGGGTGCAagcatcaatttgatgcctttctctttatttgagaaaattggaGTGCTTGAACTCAAACCTACTCGGATGAGcctacaattggcagacagatccatcaagtatccaCTTGGTGTAGTGGAGGATGTTCTTGTACGAGTAGATAAATTTGTGTTTCCAGTGGATTTCGTTATCATGGAAATGGAGGCGGATGTGGAGGtaccactcatccttggaaggccattcatgaagacgaCAAGAGTACTCATCGATGTTGATGATGGTAAGCTCAAGGTGAGGGtggaagatgaagaggtgaatttcaatgtttttgaagcaatgtctcaccccAGTGATGAGGGAGCTTGCTTTCAAGTTGATGTGCTTGACGAAGCCTGCGTAACGGTAGAAAGGGAGATACATGTGTCGTCCCCGCTGATAAAAACACTCATAGATGCACGTGAATCtctcaatgaagaagaagagaaaatgattgaagaaCGTTTAACAGATTTGGATGTGCTGAAGGAGATCCCATCTAATGAG atgAGGGTAACAACAAGCCTGTGA